AACTGGCTGTCTATAACAACACCGCGGACGCGCCGCTGGCCGCCGAGATTTTACGGGATATCGCCAGGCGGGAAGCGCAATTCCAAGAAGAACATCACGACAGGGCTGCTTCTATGCTCAGCGGTTATCAGAAAAAAATAATAAAAGAAATCCTGCTTGCGGGTTATCGCGCGGAAGAGAGGATCAAGCAGCTGTCGAACAGAGCGGCTTTACATTTGGCAGCCGAAAGATAATTCGCCCCGCGGCGGGGCCAAAGCCCGCTAAACCGGCTTTTTATTCTATAACCAACCAAAAGGTAAGTTCCCTATTGTTTTAATTGTAAGCGTATGTTATGATTATTATCGAAGCGTTATTACATATGGTTTTTATAGGCACACAGCGGCAAGCTGGTTGCGCCTAAATATTATAAGGAGGGTATTATGCGTTATTCACAAAATTCTACCAAGTGTCCGGCGGAGATCACGATCTGCTTGATCGGCAATAAATGGAAGCTGTTGATTCTGCGCGAGCTGTCATTTGGCACGAAGCGTTTTGGCGAGCTGCTGCGCAGCGTGGTCGGCATCAGTCAAAAGGTCCTGACGCAGAGCCTGCGTTCTATGGAGGAGGCCGGGCTGGTCAGCCGCAAGGTTTATGCCGAAGTCCCGCCCAAAGTCGAGTACAACATGACCGCTTTGGCCAGAGACTTAAGCAAACTGCTGGATCTGATGGCCGACTGGGGACTTAAATATCAAGCTCTGCGAAAGAAAAAAAATTAAGACCGCGCGGACGGGCGCCAAGTATACGCTTTTCCGCTGTGAGTTGCTTAGACCACTTTCATAATATAGATCACCGTATAATAAGCGGGTACGGTATTGACGCTGAACGCTGTGCCGTCGCCGGTAGTGGCTGTCGAACCGGTGACGCTGCCGCCAGTGATACTGCCGCTGACCACATGTGAATGAGAGCCGCTTTCGGGGATCTCTACATTGACTTTATGAGCATGTGAACCGCCGGAGATTGACCCTGCGGGCGTCATAGAAAAATTAATAGTAGTAGAACCACCATAAGACAAACTTCCATGTGAGCTGTTACTTTCACCAGAATAGGATGAGGAATCAAAAACACCGGATTTTGCTGTAATTCCTTCGGAAGATTTGTGCAATGAAAGCGAACCTGACGCGGCAGTTCCTGAAAATGTATGCGTATGCACTGGATTTTCATTATCAGTCGTACCGCTGCCCGTATGTGTGTGTCCACCGCTTGAGACTATCGAAAGTCCGCTCGTGTTAAGTCCGCCAAAAGACAAGCCAGTCGCCTCGTGTTTGTGCGAGGGCAGATTGGTCTCGGCCAAAAACACACTCTGACTATCCGCGCCACCGCCCGTGGTAAAATCAGAGCTCGTTCCGCCGCGCAAAAACCGGTCGGTCAGATCCGGCACATTCGAGTCGGCCTGATGATTGGCGGCATTGCAGATCTTCCAGATATTTTTAAATTCCGCGCTGGTCGCGCTCCACGCTGTGGAACTGAATGTTAAGATCGCGCCTTTCGGGAAAAAGGTCAGATCGAGAATGTCACTCGCCAGCATTGGCTTGCCTGTCGCTATAGTCATAAAAATACCCCCTTGTAATTTATTACACTAACCAGACGTAGAATTTCTCCCACCGCTTAACATTTATTTACATTTCAACAACTAAGTTATTGGTTTACCCTCTGATTGTTTTTGTATATCAAAAACCGTACAAATTATAGTATTACTATGGTACTCGTAATAATTATAACAAATAATTATATTTTGTCAATAAGCGTACAAAGAAA
This window of the Candidatus Margulisiibacteriota bacterium genome carries:
- a CDS encoding helix-turn-helix transcriptional regulator encodes the protein MRYSQNSTKCPAEITICLIGNKWKLLILRELSFGTKRFGELLRSVVGISQKVLTQSLRSMEEAGLVSRKVYAEVPPKVEYNMTALARDLSKLLDLMADWGLKYQALRKKKN